The Corvus moneduloides isolate bCorMon1 chromosome 18, bCorMon1.pri, whole genome shotgun sequence genome window below encodes:
- the RSRC2 gene encoding arginine/serine-rich coiled-coil protein 2 isoform X2: MPPVLPEHQSIIIRDHAHGQGKEDGNQILKAENTEAGAEAKRTNFFLKQARRHESKEKSSKKHKSEDHNDKEHSSDKGRDSLNSSENGEERHKRKERKSSRGRSHSRSRSRERRHRSRSRDRKKSRSRSRERKRRIRSRSRSRSRHRHRSRSKSRTRSRSRERKKRIEKPRRFSRSHSRSPSPPPFRGRNTAMDAQEALARRLERAKKLQEQREKEMVEKQKQQEMAAAAAATGGSVINVAALLASGTQVTPQIAMAAQMAALQAKALAETGIAVPSYYNPAAVNPMKFAEQEKKRKMLWQGKKEGDKSQSAEIWEKLNFGNKDQNVKFRKLMGIKSEDEAGCSSVDEESYKTLKQQEEVFRNLDAQYEMARSQTHTQRGMGLGFTSSMRGMDAV, from the exons ATGCCTCCAGTTCTCCCAGAACATCAAAGCATCATTATTCGAGATCACGCTCACGGTCAAGGGAAAGAAGACGGAAATCAG atactgaaggcagaaaacacagaagccggagcagaagcaaagag AACCAACTTCTTCTTAAAACAGGCAAGAAGACATGAATCCAAAGAGAAGTCCTCCAAGAAGCACAAATCTGAAGACCACAATGACAAAGAGCATTCTTCTGACAAGGGAAGAGATAGCCTAAATTCATCTGAAAATGGTGAGGAGAGGCATAAACGCAAAGAGAGAAAGTCATCCAGAGGGAGGAGTCATTCAAGATCCAGGTCTCGGGAAAG ACGTCATCGTAGTAGAAGTCGTGATAGGAAAAAATCCCGATCTcgcagcagagagagaaagcGACGGATCAGATCTCGCTCTAGATCAAGATCTAGACACAGACATAGAAGTAGAAGTAAAAGCAGAACTAGGAGCAGAAGCAG AGAGCGAAAGAAAAGAATTGAAAAGCCCCGAAGGTTCAGCAGGAGCCACAGCCGGAGTCCGAGCCCTCCGCCTTTCCGGGGACGGAACACAGCTATGGATGCACAGGAAGCCTTAGCCAGAAG GCTGGAAAGAGCAAAGAAACTGCaagaacagagagagaaagaaatggttgaaaaacagaagcaacaGGAAATGGCTGCAG CggctgcagccacaggaggCTCTGTCATCAACGTTGCTGCTCTGCTGGCGTCAGGGACCCAAGTGACCCCTCAGATCGCCATGGCAGCTCAGATGGCAGCGCTCCAGGCCAAGGCACTGGCAGAGACTGGCATAGCTGTGCCCAGCTATTACAACCCAGCAGCAGTGAACCCCATGAAGTTTGCTGAGCAAGAGAAAAAGCGGAAGATGCTTTGGCAAGGCAAAAAGGAAGGG GATAAATCACAGTCTGCAGAAATATGGGAAAAACTAAATTTTGGAAATAAGGACCAAAATGTCAAATTCAGAAAACTGATGGGCATTAAG AGCGAGGATGAAGCTGGCTGCAGTTCTGTGGACGAGGAGAGTTACAAAACgctgaagcagcaggaggaggtgtTCAGAAATCTGGATGCGCAGTATGAAATGGCAAGATCACAGACTCACACGCAAAGAGGAATGGGATTGGGGTTCACATCTTCCATGCGAGGAATGGATGcagtttga
- the RSRC2 gene encoding arginine/serine-rich coiled-coil protein 2 isoform X3, with product MIRTNFFLKQARRHESKEKSSKKHKSEDHNDKEHSSDKGRDSLNSSENGEERHKRKERKSSRGRSHSRSRSRERRHRSRSRDRKKSRSRSRERKRRIRSRSRSRSRHRHRSRSKSRTRSRSRERKKRIEKPRRFSRSHSRSPSPPPFRGRNTAMDAQEALARRLERAKKLQEQREKEMVEKQKQQEMAAAAAATGGSVINVAALLASGTQVTPQIAMAAQMAALQAKALAETGIAVPSYYNPAAVNPMKFAEQEKKRKMLWQGKKEGDKSQSAEIWEKLNFGNKDQNVKFRKLMGIKSEDEAGCSSVDEESYKTLKQQEEVFRNLDAQYEMARSQTHTQRGMGLGFTSSMRGMDAV from the exons ATGATAAG AACCAACTTCTTCTTAAAACAGGCAAGAAGACATGAATCCAAAGAGAAGTCCTCCAAGAAGCACAAATCTGAAGACCACAATGACAAAGAGCATTCTTCTGACAAGGGAAGAGATAGCCTAAATTCATCTGAAAATGGTGAGGAGAGGCATAAACGCAAAGAGAGAAAGTCATCCAGAGGGAGGAGTCATTCAAGATCCAGGTCTCGGGAAAG ACGTCATCGTAGTAGAAGTCGTGATAGGAAAAAATCCCGATCTcgcagcagagagagaaagcGACGGATCAGATCTCGCTCTAGATCAAGATCTAGACACAGACATAGAAGTAGAAGTAAAAGCAGAACTAGGAGCAGAAGCAG AGAGCGAAAGAAAAGAATTGAAAAGCCCCGAAGGTTCAGCAGGAGCCACAGCCGGAGTCCGAGCCCTCCGCCTTTCCGGGGACGGAACACAGCTATGGATGCACAGGAAGCCTTAGCCAGAAG GCTGGAAAGAGCAAAGAAACTGCaagaacagagagagaaagaaatggttgaaaaacagaagcaacaGGAAATGGCTGCAG CggctgcagccacaggaggCTCTGTCATCAACGTTGCTGCTCTGCTGGCGTCAGGGACCCAAGTGACCCCTCAGATCGCCATGGCAGCTCAGATGGCAGCGCTCCAGGCCAAGGCACTGGCAGAGACTGGCATAGCTGTGCCCAGCTATTACAACCCAGCAGCAGTGAACCCCATGAAGTTTGCTGAGCAAGAGAAAAAGCGGAAGATGCTTTGGCAAGGCAAAAAGGAAGGG GATAAATCACAGTCTGCAGAAATATGGGAAAAACTAAATTTTGGAAATAAGGACCAAAATGTCAAATTCAGAAAACTGATGGGCATTAAG AGCGAGGATGAAGCTGGCTGCAGTTCTGTGGACGAGGAGAGTTACAAAACgctgaagcagcaggaggaggtgtTCAGAAATCTGGATGCGCAGTATGAAATGGCAAGATCACAGACTCACACGCAAAGAGGAATGGGATTGGGGTTCACATCTTCCATGCGAGGAATGGATGcagtttga
- the RSRC2 gene encoding arginine/serine-rich coiled-coil protein 2 isoform X1: MAGSDTERDGVVPEKSSPEREKKKEQSDASSSPRTSKHHYSRSRSRSRERRRKSDTEGRKHRSRSRSKEARRHESKEKSSKKHKSEDHNDKEHSSDKGRDSLNSSENGEERHKRKERKSSRGRSHSRSRSRERRHRSRSRDRKKSRSRSRERKRRIRSRSRSRSRHRHRSRSKSRTRSRSRERKKRIEKPRRFSRSHSRSPSPPPFRGRNTAMDAQEALARRLERAKKLQEQREKEMVEKQKQQEMAAAAAATGGSVINVAALLASGTQVTPQIAMAAQMAALQAKALAETGIAVPSYYNPAAVNPMKFAEQEKKRKMLWQGKKEGDKSQSAEIWEKLNFGNKDQNVKFRKLMGIKSEDEAGCSSVDEESYKTLKQQEEVFRNLDAQYEMARSQTHTQRGMGLGFTSSMRGMDAV; the protein is encoded by the exons ATGGCG GGTAGTGATACAGAACGAGATGGAGTAGTCCCAGAAAAATCCTCtccagaaagagagaagaaaaaggaacaatCAGATGCCTCCAGTTCTCCCAGAACATCAAAGCATCATTATTCGAGATCACGCTCACGGTCAAGGGAAAGAAGACGGAAATCAG atactgaaggcagaaaacacagaagccggagcagaagcaaagag GCAAGAAGACATGAATCCAAAGAGAAGTCCTCCAAGAAGCACAAATCTGAAGACCACAATGACAAAGAGCATTCTTCTGACAAGGGAAGAGATAGCCTAAATTCATCTGAAAATGGTGAGGAGAGGCATAAACGCAAAGAGAGAAAGTCATCCAGAGGGAGGAGTCATTCAAGATCCAGGTCTCGGGAAAG ACGTCATCGTAGTAGAAGTCGTGATAGGAAAAAATCCCGATCTcgcagcagagagagaaagcGACGGATCAGATCTCGCTCTAGATCAAGATCTAGACACAGACATAGAAGTAGAAGTAAAAGCAGAACTAGGAGCAGAAGCAG AGAGCGAAAGAAAAGAATTGAAAAGCCCCGAAGGTTCAGCAGGAGCCACAGCCGGAGTCCGAGCCCTCCGCCTTTCCGGGGACGGAACACAGCTATGGATGCACAGGAAGCCTTAGCCAGAAG GCTGGAAAGAGCAAAGAAACTGCaagaacagagagagaaagaaatggttgaaaaacagaagcaacaGGAAATGGCTGCAG CggctgcagccacaggaggCTCTGTCATCAACGTTGCTGCTCTGCTGGCGTCAGGGACCCAAGTGACCCCTCAGATCGCCATGGCAGCTCAGATGGCAGCGCTCCAGGCCAAGGCACTGGCAGAGACTGGCATAGCTGTGCCCAGCTATTACAACCCAGCAGCAGTGAACCCCATGAAGTTTGCTGAGCAAGAGAAAAAGCGGAAGATGCTTTGGCAAGGCAAAAAGGAAGGG GATAAATCACAGTCTGCAGAAATATGGGAAAAACTAAATTTTGGAAATAAGGACCAAAATGTCAAATTCAGAAAACTGATGGGCATTAAG AGCGAGGATGAAGCTGGCTGCAGTTCTGTGGACGAGGAGAGTTACAAAACgctgaagcagcaggaggaggtgtTCAGAAATCTGGATGCGCAGTATGAAATGGCAAGATCACAGACTCACACGCAAAGAGGAATGGGATTGGGGTTCACATCTTCCATGCGAGGAATGGATGcagtttga
- the ZCCHC8 gene encoding zinc finger CCHC domain-containing protein 8 isoform X2 encodes MKDCPKPRNAARINEKRKEFLEACGDSSNQNFQQRYHAEEVEERFGKFKPGVISEVLQDALGVTDKSLPPFIYRMRQLGYPPGWLKEAEMEHSGLALYDGKGDVEEDEGSPQPKRITYDVSKLVNYPGFNISTPSGIPDEWQMFGSIPMQPSQQKDVFAHYLSNYQEPSPKSSNKRAAPQSKSHHSKRPRDDNSETAAADMDLDSDLEGAQRSQTPNSFQFQPPLPPGSPSMSTPPPVPRGTPPLTPPQPSTPTHSPLPRTTPPPNPSSDSPLPKIVDSVMDEDTLTLEELEEQQRLIWAALEQAESTNSDSDIPADTPLTGNSLTSSPARNEADLVAEVRSPEKVISVETEFSDISEQIPENECSITSPNLEDSLLDLKENPDNAVSEDLLDDTLPAPNPEVNEEENTGGNKVPTSTGSSVKKSGLVPDMSKFAAGITPFEFENMAESTGVYLRIRSLLKNSPRNQQKKKT; translated from the exons ATGAAAGACTGTCCAAAG CCACGAAATGCAGCTCGTATaaatgagaagagaaaggagTTTTTGGAAGCTTGTGGTGATTCGAGCAATCAGAATTTTCAGCAGCGTTACCATGCAGAAGAAGTAGAAGAGAGGTTTGGAAAATTTAAGCCAGGAGTAATTAG TGAGGTCCTTCAGGATGCCCTCGGTGTGACAGACAAGAGCCTGCCGCCGTTCATTTACCGCATGCGGCAGCTGGGGTACCCCCCGGGCTGGCTCAAGGAGGCTGAAATGGAGCACTCAGGACTGGCTCTGTATGATGGGAAAG GTGATGTTGAAGAAGATGAGGGCTCTCCTCAACCCAAACGTATCACTTACGATGTGTCAAAGTTGGTAAATTATCCAGGCTTTAATATATCCACTCCCAGTGGGATCCCAGAT GAATGGCAGATGTTTGGTTCCATCCCCATGCAACCATCTCAACAGAAGGATGTTTTTGCTCACTACCTTTCTAATTACCAGGAG CCAAGTCCAAAATCCAGCAACAAAAGGGCTGCGCCTCAGTCAAAGTCTCATCACTCCAAACGACCAAGAGACGACAAttcagagacagcagcagctgacatGGACCTGGACTCTG ATCTGGAAGGGGCACAGAGATCTCAAACTCCCAACAGTTTTCAGTTCCAACCTCCGCTGCCACCTGGGTCTCCATCGATGTCCACTCCTCCGCCTGTGCCACGAGGAACACCCCCACTCACACCTCCTCAGCCTTCCACACCCACCCACTCTCCCCTCCCTAGGACTACTCCACCACCAAACCCTTCCAGTGATAGTCCTCTGCCCAAAATAGTGGACTCAGTCATGGATGAGGATACTCTGACATtggaagagctggaggagcagcagaggttAATCTGGGCAGcgctggagcaggcagagagcacAAACAGTGACTCTGATATTCCTGCTGACACACCTTTAACTGGGAATTCCCTTACCTCATCGCCAGCCAGGAATGAAGCAGATCTTGTTGCAGAAGTCAGGTCACCTGAGAAAGTGATCTCAGTGGAAACAGAGTTTTCTGACATCAGTGAGCAGATCCCAGAAAACGAATGTTCTATAACCAGTCCAAATCTAGAGGACAGTTTGCTTGACTTAAAGGAAAATCCTGATAATGCAGTTTCTGAAGACCTGCTGGATGATACCCTGCCTGCTCCCAACCCTGAGGTTaatgaggaggaaaacacaggTGGTAATAAAGTGCCCACAAGCACTGGATCATCTGTGAAAAAATCTGGACTTGTTCCTGACATGAGCAAGTTTGCTGCAGGCATCACACCATTTGAATTTGAAAACATGGCAGAATCAACTGGGGTTTATCTACGGATAAGAAGCCTGTTAAAAAATTCCCCAAGaaaccagcaaaagaaaaagacttaA
- the ZCCHC8 gene encoding zinc finger CCHC domain-containing protein 8 isoform X1: MAAEVDFGDRELFGQLEGEPGPPSPPALEEPDPLLQLYERLRDRDETVQRLRAENQELKRKLRILTRPSGISVENPKVDGPLLQILFMNNVITKRYHQEIEDFICSLVQKYEEQKRSEQEKSHLNAKPQPSSVVLEEDCKGASSSSKKVKEAFSVVGSVLYFTNFCLDKLGQPILNENPQLTEGWEIPKYQQVFSQILSLDGQEIQVKPKRPKPHCFNCGSEDHQMKDCPKPRNAARINEKRKEFLEACGDSSNQNFQQRYHAEEVEERFGKFKPGVISEVLQDALGVTDKSLPPFIYRMRQLGYPPGWLKEAEMEHSGLALYDGKGDVEEDEGSPQPKRITYDVSKLVNYPGFNISTPSGIPDEWQMFGSIPMQPSQQKDVFAHYLSNYQEPSPKSSNKRAAPQSKSHHSKRPRDDNSETAAADMDLDSDLEGAQRSQTPNSFQFQPPLPPGSPSMSTPPPVPRGTPPLTPPQPSTPTHSPLPRTTPPPNPSSDSPLPKIVDSVMDEDTLTLEELEEQQRLIWAALEQAESTNSDSDIPADTPLTGNSLTSSPARNEADLVAEVRSPEKVISVETEFSDISEQIPENECSITSPNLEDSLLDLKENPDNAVSEDLLDDTLPAPNPEVNEEENTGGNKVPTSTGSSVKKSGLVPDMSKFAAGITPFEFENMAESTGVYLRIRSLLKNSPRNQQKKKT; encoded by the exons ATGGCGGCGGAGGTGGACTTCGGGGACCGCGAGCTCTTCGGGCAGCTGGAGGGCGAGCCCGGGCCGCCCTCGCCGCCCGCCCTGGAAGAGCCGGACCCGCTGCTGCAGCTCTACGAGCGGCTGCGCGACCGTGACGAGACGGTGCAGCGGCTGCGGGCGGAGA ATCAGGAACTTAAAAGGAAGCTGAGAATTCTGACTCGTCCTAG TGGAATCTCAGTGGAAAACCCCAAAGTTGATGGACCTCTGTTGCAGATTTTATTTATGAACAATGTCATTACTAA GCGGTATCATCAAGAAATTGAAGATTTTATTTGTAGTTTAGTTCAAAAATAtgaagagcagaagagaagTGAACAAGAAAAATCACACTTGAATGCTAAGCCACAG CCCTCCAGTGTTGTTCTGGAAGAGGACTGTAAAGGAGCCAGCTCGAGTTctaaaaaagtgaaagaagCTTTTAGT gttgTAGGAAGTGTTCTGTATTTTACCAATTTTTGTCTCGATAAACTGGGACAGCCTATTTTAAATGAGAATCCACAGCTGACAGAAGGATGGGAAATACCTAA ATATCAGCAAGTTTTCAGCCAGATTCTCTCCCTAGATGGACAAGAAATACAAGTAAAACCCAAAAG GCCCAAACCTCATTGTTTCAATTGTGGTTCTGAAGACCATCAAATGAAAGACTGTCCAAAG CCACGAAATGCAGCTCGTATaaatgagaagagaaaggagTTTTTGGAAGCTTGTGGTGATTCGAGCAATCAGAATTTTCAGCAGCGTTACCATGCAGAAGAAGTAGAAGAGAGGTTTGGAAAATTTAAGCCAGGAGTAATTAG TGAGGTCCTTCAGGATGCCCTCGGTGTGACAGACAAGAGCCTGCCGCCGTTCATTTACCGCATGCGGCAGCTGGGGTACCCCCCGGGCTGGCTCAAGGAGGCTGAAATGGAGCACTCAGGACTGGCTCTGTATGATGGGAAAG GTGATGTTGAAGAAGATGAGGGCTCTCCTCAACCCAAACGTATCACTTACGATGTGTCAAAGTTGGTAAATTATCCAGGCTTTAATATATCCACTCCCAGTGGGATCCCAGAT GAATGGCAGATGTTTGGTTCCATCCCCATGCAACCATCTCAACAGAAGGATGTTTTTGCTCACTACCTTTCTAATTACCAGGAG CCAAGTCCAAAATCCAGCAACAAAAGGGCTGCGCCTCAGTCAAAGTCTCATCACTCCAAACGACCAAGAGACGACAAttcagagacagcagcagctgacatGGACCTGGACTCTG ATCTGGAAGGGGCACAGAGATCTCAAACTCCCAACAGTTTTCAGTTCCAACCTCCGCTGCCACCTGGGTCTCCATCGATGTCCACTCCTCCGCCTGTGCCACGAGGAACACCCCCACTCACACCTCCTCAGCCTTCCACACCCACCCACTCTCCCCTCCCTAGGACTACTCCACCACCAAACCCTTCCAGTGATAGTCCTCTGCCCAAAATAGTGGACTCAGTCATGGATGAGGATACTCTGACATtggaagagctggaggagcagcagaggttAATCTGGGCAGcgctggagcaggcagagagcacAAACAGTGACTCTGATATTCCTGCTGACACACCTTTAACTGGGAATTCCCTTACCTCATCGCCAGCCAGGAATGAAGCAGATCTTGTTGCAGAAGTCAGGTCACCTGAGAAAGTGATCTCAGTGGAAACAGAGTTTTCTGACATCAGTGAGCAGATCCCAGAAAACGAATGTTCTATAACCAGTCCAAATCTAGAGGACAGTTTGCTTGACTTAAAGGAAAATCCTGATAATGCAGTTTCTGAAGACCTGCTGGATGATACCCTGCCTGCTCCCAACCCTGAGGTTaatgaggaggaaaacacaggTGGTAATAAAGTGCCCACAAGCACTGGATCATCTGTGAAAAAATCTGGACTTGTTCCTGACATGAGCAAGTTTGCTGCAGGCATCACACCATTTGAATTTGAAAACATGGCAGAATCAACTGGGGTTTATCTACGGATAAGAAGCCTGTTAAAAAATTCCCCAAGaaaccagcaaaagaaaaagacttaA